In Chitinophaga nivalis, a single genomic region encodes these proteins:
- a CDS encoding DUF2024 family protein yields the protein MKLAVWDTYVTTKEGGRMHFDILVPEAITDPAVVYQYGRDYLQSRHQEGQELAARECRFCHVEEATAPMVAAIGEKGYFIVEMEGC from the coding sequence ATGAAATTAGCAGTATGGGATACCTATGTGACCACCAAAGAAGGAGGCCGCATGCATTTTGATATACTGGTCCCGGAAGCCATCACCGATCCGGCTGTCGTATACCAGTATGGCCGGGATTATCTGCAATCCCGGCATCAGGAAGGGCAGGAGCTGGCCGCCCGGGAATGCCGCTTTTGTCATGTGGAAGAAGCCACTGCACCCATGGTGGCTGCCATCGGAGAAAAAGGATACTTTATTGTGGAAATGGAAGGTTGCTGA
- a CDS encoding YggS family pyridoxal phosphate-dependent enzyme, whose amino-acid sequence MTTLPAITSGIEQQLAGIQARIRAACIRAGRAPETVQLLLATKTVPPENIRIAVMAGVPLLGENKVQELKQKATALQDLPIAKHFIGHLQSNKVKEVLKYVTCIQSIDSLSIALALDKQLQATDRTLDIMVQVNTSFESSKFGVPPDQAPDFIRALKDFPQLRITGLMTIGLLDAAPEKARPSFRLLRDLRDQVIREQLLPTDTLHLSMGMSNDLEIAIEEGATIVRVGTAIFGKRQYPDSYYWNESQGG is encoded by the coding sequence ATGACAACGCTACCCGCTATCACATCCGGCATTGAACAACAACTGGCCGGTATACAGGCCCGCATTCGGGCAGCCTGTATCCGTGCCGGCAGAGCGCCGGAAACCGTACAGCTGCTGCTGGCCACCAAAACCGTACCACCGGAAAATATCCGGATAGCCGTCATGGCCGGGGTACCGCTGCTGGGAGAAAATAAAGTGCAGGAGCTGAAACAAAAAGCAACCGCACTGCAGGACCTGCCAATAGCAAAACATTTTATTGGTCACCTGCAATCCAATAAGGTAAAGGAAGTATTAAAGTATGTTACCTGTATTCAATCCATCGATAGCCTCTCTATTGCACTGGCGCTGGATAAGCAGCTGCAGGCAACAGACCGTACGCTGGACATCATGGTACAGGTAAATACCTCTTTTGAGTCCAGCAAATTCGGCGTGCCGCCGGATCAGGCGCCAGACTTTATCCGCGCACTGAAAGATTTCCCGCAGCTGCGTATAACCGGTCTGATGACCATCGGCCTGCTGGATGCCGCACCGGAAAAAGCAAGACCTTCTTTCCGGCTGCTGCGCGATCTCAGGGATCAGGTAATCCGGGAACAATTGTTACCAACGGATACCCTGCATCTATCGATGGGTATGAGTAATGACCTGGAAATCGCCATTGAAGAAGGCGCTACGATCGTGAGAGTAGGTACCGCCATATTTGGAAAAAGACAATACCCGGATAGTTATTATTGGAATGAAAGCCAGGGGGGCTAA
- a CDS encoding SRPBCC family protein yields the protein MSSTPVIVAYTYQAPIQKVWEALTDAARMKAWYFDIADFRPEPGFKFGFVVTNEGKIYDHRCEVLEATAPNKLTYSWRYEGYPGLSVVTFALQALTAETTQLRLTHSGLDTFPADQPAFSAASFTAGWQHILGTSLADYVITGA from the coding sequence ATGTCTTCCACGCCCGTGATCGTTGCATATACTTATCAGGCGCCCATTCAAAAAGTATGGGAAGCCCTCACCGATGCTGCCCGCATGAAAGCCTGGTATTTTGATATCGCCGACTTCCGGCCGGAACCGGGGTTCAAGTTCGGATTTGTGGTCACCAATGAAGGAAAAATATATGATCATCGCTGTGAAGTACTGGAAGCCACCGCTCCCAACAAGCTAACCTACAGCTGGCGATATGAGGGATATCCCGGTTTATCTGTAGTGACGTTTGCGTTGCAGGCCCTCACCGCTGAGACCACGCAGTTACGCCTCACGCACAGCGGCCTGGATACCTTTCCTGCCGACCAGCCGGCATTTAGTGCAGCCAGCTTTACGGCAGGGTGGCAGCATATTCTGGGAACATCGCTGGCGGATTATGTAATAACAGGTGCTTAA